The following are from one region of the Mixophyes fleayi isolate aMixFle1 chromosome 7, aMixFle1.hap1, whole genome shotgun sequence genome:
- the LOC142098261 gene encoding uncharacterized protein LOC142098261, whose protein sequence is MAGIVPKRLSKADFCGVDKYYYIVRPDLTCYMRATNFNRGEDLEVFSLHLSCRDGDHYLAHEDDLFYIIKGNYYRRVSNMNTDEGAVVYTLHPNCQGGDHYLSAFGNFYIIDQKRGVYRRTKNMNKDEDGVEYSLHPDCKDGLYYFGIKNYYYFVKPCDKWGIQYHRCTNFNTNEDAENYSFHNNILNFLPGGFSITKGPAYGEWVCNKTIINDSQTPVEWKKRLTKKVGYEKEKMSSIEHNWKVSVTVSAETGGLTALIAKSQFSMTAEYGGKSVNTEKENWSEATEIEETITVNLQPKQKIYIWTYQLGLGKEPVLHCRDMRVEDDAKPPTDVPLPPAVN, encoded by the coding sequence ACTTTTGTGGCGTtgacaaatattattatattgtcaGACCTGACCTCACTTGTTACATGAGAGCAACAAACTTTAACCGTGGAGAAGATCTGGAGGTCTTCAGCTTGCATCTATCTTGTAGAGATGGAGATCACTACCTGGCCCATGAAGATGACCTGTTCTACATTATTAAGGGGAATTATTACCGACGTGTGTCAAACATGAATACTGATGAAGGTGCTGTGGTTTACACCCTGCATCCCAACTGCCAAGGAGGTGATCACTATCTTTCTGCCTTTGGCAACTTCTACATCATAGACCAGAAGCGTGGTGTGTATCGTCGAACCAAGAACATGAACAAGGATGAAGATGGTGTAGAATATAGTCTTCATCCAGACTGTAAGGATGGACTTTATTATTTTGGCATCAAAAATTACTACTACTTTGTGAAACCGTGTGACAAGTGGGGGATTCAATACCATCGCTGCACAAACTTCAACACCAATGAGGACGCTGAGAACTACTCGTTCCATAACAACATCCTAAACTTCCTACCTGGTGGTTTCAGCATTACTAAGGGACCAGCTTATGGTGAGTGGGTGTGCAACAAGACCATCATCAATGACTCCCAGACTCCTGTTGAGTGGAAAAAGAGGCTCACAAAGAAGGTTGGGTATGAGAAGGAAAAGATGTCCAGTATAGAACATAATTGGAAGGTATCGGTCACGGTCTCGGCAGAAACTGGAGGTTTGACCGCCCTTATTGCCAAGAGCCAGTTCTCCATGACGGCTGAATATGGTGGAAAAAGTGTAAACACAGAGAAAGAGAATTGGAGTGAGGCCACTGAAATTGAGGAGACCATTACTGTCAACTTGCAGCCTAAACAGAAGATCTACATTTGGACATACCAGTTGGGCCTGGGGAAAGAGCCTGTGCTCCACTGTCGGGATATGAGAGTTGAAGATGATGCAAAGCCCCCCACCGATGTCCCATTGCCTCCAGCTGTTAACTAG